TTTAGTTATGAATGAACTTCTAAAAACAAAAGGCACTGTAACCTCAAGTTACAGTGCCTTTTATCTTTTACTGTGTTGCTTTTTACACACCTTCAGCAACTACTTCCTTCACTGAAGGGACCATGCGTTTGAGCATGTTTTCAATGCCTGCTTTCAGTGTAACAGTGGAAGAAGGACAGCCACTGCAAGAACCTTGAAGCAAAACCTTTACAACACCGCTTTCTTCGTCAAAAGAGTGGAACTGAATAGCACCGCCATCCATTTCTACAGCTGGTTTGATGTACTCATCCAATACACCTTTGATTTTTTTGACAGCTTCAGAGTCAGTATCAATGATCAACTGTTGCTCTGGTTGGTTTGCATTGAAAACCTCTTGACCTGTTTCAAAGAAATTCTTGATAAAGGCTTTGACATCATTGATTACTTCAATCCATTCTGTGCTGTCATTTTTCGTAAGCGTAACGAAGTTGCTCATGAAAAATACACGCTCAACAAATGGGAATTCTTGAAATAAAGATGTTGCCAAAGGAGAGTTTTTCGCACTTTCCAGATCAGGGAAGTCAAAGTTGTCCCCATTTTCTATCAGCATAAAGCTCAACATGAACTTCATGGAGTTAGGGTTAGGGTTTGCTTCTGTGTATATAGATACGTTTTTTGGATACAGTTCGTCCTTGTTGTATTTGATATCAGGCATCTTGAAAAGAATCGTTTGTTAGATATTAATACCTTGTTTAGGTGCTAAACTCTCCAAGTCAATGAATTGTTCAGCGAATTAAATAACAAAGGAACGGTGAAAATCATTCCTGTCAAAGAATAGGGATTGGAAAAAGGCAAATGTTTGCAAAAGGTAAACGGGTATTCGCCCTAAGACCGAGGGGTGTTAATTATAAATTTTGATGAATGACATTAGAGTTTGCAGAGAGATATTAAATTGCAGGATAAATTTTTTATGAAATCCCAAAAAATGAAGTGGGACAGCGAATTGACCACTTCTATGATGATTCTTTAAGATATGACACCAACATTGGTCTTGCTTCTGATAGGCATCTATTTTTCAGGAGTGTTGTTGATATCCTATGTAACGGCAAGAGGTGCAACACAGACAACATTTTTTACTGCTGACAAGAATTCTCCTTGGTATCTTGTGGCTTATGGAATGATTGGAGCAACCTTATCGGGCGTAACATTTGTATCCCTTCCAGGATGGGTAGGGACATCAGGCTTTAGCTATTTCCAAACAACAATGGGGTATGTATTGGGGTATGCTGTGATAGCAACAGTATTGTTACCCTTGTATTATAAGCTGAACCTTGTTTCTATTTACTCTTTTCTAGAAGACCGATTCGGTTTTTGGTCATATAAAACAGCGGCATTTTTCTTCTTGTTATCCCGTACTATTCAAGCTGCGGCAAAGCTTTATATTGTTTCAATCGTACTTCAGACTTTTCTGTTTGATGAGTTGAATGTGCCTTATTTTTGGACAGTATTTATTACAATAGCTTTGATTTGGCTGTACACCTTCAGAGGTGGCATCAAAACGGTAGTTTGGACGGATGTTCTTCAAACTACATTTATGCTGCTGGCTGCGGGAATCACGGTGTATATTATTGCAAAAGACCTAGGGTTAGGTTTCAGCGAAATGCTACAAACCATTCAGGAAAACGGGAAATATTCTAAGACGTTTTTCTGGGATCCATCTCAGCCAAGTTATTTCTTCACCCAGTTTATATCGGGAGCATTTTTAGCCTTGGTGATGACAGGTCTTGATCAGGATATGATGCAGAAAAACCTTACTTGCCGTACAGCTCCAGATGCCCAAAAGAACATGTTTTGGTTTAGCTTGATACTGGTTGCTGTGAATATTCTTTTCCTGACATTGGGGGCTATGCTGTACATTTATACAGATAGAATGGGTATTCCATTGCCCGCCAAAGGAGATGAGCTGTTCCCGATGTTAGCCAAAGACTATTTGGGGGTATTTGCGGCTTCTGTTTTTCTTTTGGGTATTATAGCTGCTGCTTATTCTAGTGCAGACTCGGCTCTGACCTCACTAACTACCTCGTTTTGTATTGACTTCCTTAATTTTGGAAAAACCAAAACAGGAAGTGCCCAAAAGCGCACAAGACGTATTCAGGTACACATGATGTTTTCTCTGATTCTGTTGTTGACAGTGATATTATTTAAATTGATCAACAATACATCAGCTCTGGATGCGGTGTTGAAGGTAGCTACTTATACTTATGGGCCTTTATTGGGCCTTTTTGCCTTTGGGTTGCTTACCCGAAAGAAACTCAAAGACAAATGGGTACCTGTGGTTTGTGCATTGTCACCACTTTTATGCTTTCTGATGAATTTCTTTTCTGAAGAGTTATTCAATGGTTACCGTTTCGGTTACGAGTTGCTAATGCTAAATGGAGCCATGACTTTCTTGGGGCTGTTGCTACTCAGCAAAAAAGGAGAGCTTTATGAAAAACGGTTGTTGGAGTGGAAATAAGTATGGCTATTGGTTTTGTGTCCTGATTGATCACATTTAAATTAAAAGCTGTATTTTCTCATTATCAAATACAACCGAATTTATATGAAGCAATACAAAATAAGCTTTCTCCTGATATTATTGTTTGCCATGTTGGGAAGCTGTAAATCCCAACAGGAGCAAACAGTTGTTCCTGATTACTTTTATCAGACTTGGGTACATAGTTTGGAAGAAGATAATGATAGTGTGGTGGTCATGCGAAATGAGCAGTTTGACTTCCCGGTGATTAGGGGAGGCAGAAGTGCACTGACTTTCGAGAAAGATGGAACTGTCAAGAAAAGGGAAATGGCGCCAAATGATGGCCATTATTTGATAACGGAGGGGAAATGGTCTTATATTCCGAAAAACTATTTACTGAAAGTAGAGTTGGAAGATGGTCGGGAAGAGGAGTATACAGTAGTAGTGATGAAGGAGGAAATAATGAAGCTAAAGGAAGTAGCTAACTGATATAAAAGTAAAAGCCAAGAACGGTTCAGGTTCTTGGCTTTTTTGTTTAATAAGCAAATAGCGTGATAAAAATAACAGCTCCTGTAAAGTACCCAATCAAGGCAAGCCAACTGACTTCTCTCAAGTACCAGCCAAAAGGTATTTTTTCCATTCCCATGGCAGCAACTCCAGCAGCAGACCCGATAATCAAAGCACTTCCACCTGTTCCGGAGCAATACGCTATAAGCTCCCACATAATATGATCAGTAGGGAATAAAGTTAACTCATACATCCCCATGGTAGCAGCTACTAGAGGAACGTTGTCAACAACTGCGGAAAGCAAACCAAGGGATAGCGCAATGGTATAGATATTGCCAATATGATGGTCAAGCAACAATGCCATTTCCTTTAATATTCCTGTAGCTTGTAAACTTGATATGGCTACTAGTATTCCGAAGAAAAACAGGACACTAGGTACATCAACCCGCTTCAGGACACCCATTACTGACAAGGGGTGTTTTTGTTCTGTGTTCTTGCTCTTGTGCATAATTTCGGTCAGCAACCATAAAGCGCCTAACCCAAGTAAAATCCCCATAAAAGGAGGTAGGTGCGTTACAGACTTGAAAAATGGAACAAAGATCAGGCATGCAAGTCCTGCAAAAAGCACAATTCTTCTTTCAGCTACCGAAACAGGTTCCTGATGATCAAAATCGTTGTTTAAGTTGTCTGTATTTCCCCTTTCATTTGGATAACTGTATAGCTTTTTGCGGTACGCAAAGGTGATGACCATCAAAGGAGCAAAGATGCAAGCAAGGCTGGGTAGAATTAGTTTGGTAATAATACTCTCGGCTGTAATCTGTCCACCAATCCACAACATGGTGGTGGTTACATCTCCAATCGGTGACCATGCTCCCCCTGCATTGGCTGCTATAACGACCATGCATACAAAAAACATCCTTGTCTGTCGGTCTTTTAGTAGCTTCCTTAGAATGGACACCATGACAATTGTTGTTGTCAGGTTATCCAGTGCTGCTGAGAGGAAAAAGGTAAGCATACAGACCATCCAGAGGAGCTTGATACGTTTTTGGGTTGTGATAAACTGAGTGATATCCTCAAAACCCTGATGTGCATCAATCAGCTCAACGATAGTCATGGCTCCAAGTAGGAAAAACAGTATGCCAGAAATTTCTCCTAAATATTCATACAGCTCATGAACAATCGTATGGGCTTGCTTATCTGCCATCAAAATATAGACTGTCCAGCAAAGTACACCCACAATCAAGGAAGGAGCAGACTTGTCAATTTTGATATTGTGTTCTAAGGCGATGGCCATATAGCCAAGCACGAAAATGGAAAGGATGATAGTAATCATAAAGGTTTTCTGGTTGAAAGTACAAGCACTTTATTAGATAGAATGATTAAGTAGTGAGTGCCTTAGTAGTATGGTTGAAAGTTATGCTGTTGAAGCTGTGGTACTGGATAGAAAATGAAGTGAGTTGGGTTTTTGAAAAACCAGTTAAAACTAAAGATGAAAATGTTTCCCATCAATAATCGTTTTATCTAAAAACTTGCATTGGATTAAGTACAAAGTAATAGTGACCTTTCGCCCTTGAGGTAAATTCTTTATTGATATAATCTTATATTATTCTCATGTTTGTTAATTCTACTGCACTTGATTTAGAGTGAAAAGCCTTGTTCAGGTTGAAGGATTTGGGGATAATACCCTATTTTGCACTTTAAACAGTGAGCAAACAAACCAAATAGACTATGTATTCACACGAAGTGAAAGAGCGAATAAGGTATGCTGATACTGACCAGATGGGTTTTGTGTACTATGGAAATTATGCCCGTTTTTATGAGATAGGTCGAGTAGAAGCTCTTAGAGCGTTGGGAGTCAAATACAAGCAGATGGAAGAGGAAGGAATTATGCTCCCTGTTCTTGAATGCTACTCTAAATATATCAAACCTGCAAAGTATGATGACTTGATTACCATCAAAACGATGATCAAGGAATTACCTTCAGCAAGGATTTTTTTCGAATATGAAATTCTGTCTGAAGATGGGCAGTTGCTAAACCAAGGGAAGACAACACTTGTTTTTATGCGTAGTGATTCGCATCGACCTTGTAAAGCACCAGAAGAAATACTGAAACTTTTGGAACCATATTTTGCAGATAATTACGAAAAAGAAATCTCATGAGCGTTCTTGAAGAATGGCTGCATGAAAGTAAACCAGGAAGCAAGGTTGTAGGGTATCTGAAATCTATAAGGTTCAAGTCACTAGACGTTTCATTGTATACAATCCTGTATATCTTTCTTAAGAAGCTGGATGAAGATGATACGTTACAGAGGGCTCAGGCAGTGGCTTTTAATTTTACATTGGCAGTACTGCCAACCATTATCTTTGTTTTTACCCTGATACCTTACTTGCCGATTGACAACTTTGATGCAATGATTTTTGACTTTCTGGATGAAATGTTGCCAGAGTATGTCACCTATGCAGTCAATAAAGTCATAGTGGATATTGTAAGTCGCCCTAGAGGAGGGTTGTTGTCATTTGGTTTCTTTCTAGCAGCATTTATGGCAACAAGTGGTATGCGTTCACTGATGGATGCATTTAATAGTTGTACGCACTCATTTGAGGGAAGAACTATTTGGAAACAGTATAGTATTGCTTTCCTGCTCACAGCACAGTTGGCATTTACCATGTTTTCGGCTATTATTCTGTTGATATACGGTAAAGTAATTTTGAATGCTCTGGTAGAGTACGGGTATGTGGATACCTTCTTTGTTTATCTGCTTTTGCATATCCTCAGAATTATAGTCATTACGTTTATGTTCTTCCTCAACACTGCACTAATTTACTATTTGGCTCCGGCTATTAAGGTAAGGTGGAAGCTGATTTCACCAGGTTCAGTGATCGCAACTACGTTAGGAATCCTGACATCAAGCGTTTTTTCTTATTATCTGGAAAATTTTAATACCTACAACAAACTGTATGGGTCAATAGGTGCTGTGATAGGTGTAATGTTCTGGATATTAACGGTTTCATATATTTTGTTGATAGGTTTTCAGGTGAATACAACCTTGGATATGACAAAAGAGCGATTGAGTATTTTTGAAGAAAAACAGAAAAAAACTGAAGAAGGGGTTGTGTGATATAAAAAAACCTCACATATTTGCACTCGCAATAACGAAATGGCCATTCAGAGGGTTGGCGGAGTGGTCGAACGCGGCGGTCTTGAAAACCGTTGTGCCGAAAGGTACCGGGGGTTCGAATCCCTCACCCTCTGCACATACAGACCAGTTCGGTCTTTGATGATCGAATGAAGCAACTAAAAAAATTATCCAGAGAGTTGGCGGAGTGGTCGAACGCGGCGGTCTTGAAAACCGTTGTGCCGAAAGGTACCGGGGGTTCGAATCCCTCACTCTCTGCAATAAGACCTTGATCATGATGATGATCTAAAAAACCATCCAGAGGGTTGGCGGAGTGGTCGAACGCGGCGGTCTTGAAAACCGTTGTGCCGAAAGGTACCGGGGGTTCGAATCCCTCACCCTCTGCATATAAGACCTTGATCATGATATTGATCTAAATCCCTAGAGAGTTGGCGGAGTGGTCGAACGCGGCGGTCTTGAAAACCGTTGTGCCGAAAGGTACCGGGGGTTCGAATCCCTCACTCTCTGCACAAAGCGATAATCAAAAGATTATCGCTTTTTTTGTGCCCTTAAAGATCTAATGAGCTGTCAGCTTGTGTGAGCACCCATTTGGAGTCAATGGTGTCATACATGTACTCAAAAACCCCTTTGTTGTATTTTTGAAAGAAGTGTCTATACTTTTTTGTATAAAGCGCCCTCGGGCTTTTAGGGGTTGTTTTTACTTTGTCTACAGGAACTACCTGATATAGCCTTTTACCATTCTTGTAAGGCTTGTCAATCCAAGTCAGAATATAGCCGCATTCGCTTAGCTCTAGTTTATGATCTATTTTTTGCAGTTTCATCCTGAAAATAGCCCCCATCCGTTTCTCATTAGCCTGTCCTGCTACAAAATTTCCGAGTGAATAGACTGTCACTTGCTTTTTAGCTTTGGTAGAGTCATTGAAGGTCTCCATAGGCTGTAGTACATGAGGGTGGGCACCGATAACGTAGTCAATACCCTTTTGGTGAAGAAGTCGACTGATACTTTTCTGATATGAGTTTGGTTGATCAGTATATTCATCTCCCCAATGCATAAAGGCAATAATGGCATCCACATTCGATGCTTTAGATTTATGAATGTCTCGTAGTATTTGGGCAGTGTCGATAGCACAAACAACATTTGGCGGTCTTACCCGAATCCCATTCGTGCTGAATGTGTAATTGAGGAGTGCCAATCGGATACTGTCTTTTTGCAATATTAAAGGGGTGCTATTCAAATATTCTGTAGTATCACGATAAGTGCCAGCCCGAAGTATTTTTAAGCTGTCTAGTACATCTAATGTGCGAATCAGTCCTTTCTTCCCTTTGTCGTAGCTATGGTTATTAGCTGTTGCCATGACATTGACGCCTGAGTAGACTAAGTCTTGGACGAGCTTATCAGGTGCTGAGAATGTAGGGTAACTAGTATAAGGCTCTCCTGCCAATGTCAACTCCAAGTTGGCGATGGTGAAATCAGCTTCTTTCAATTCATCAGCTACCAGCTCGAAGCAGGACTTGTAATTAAACTTGGTAGTGTCTTCTAGCATTGCAGCTCTACGTTGAGAGCCATGTTGCATAATATCTCCTACAAACTGAAGTGTAACATGCGTTGTGTCTGTACTGACAGGAGATGCTAGACTTCTATGGTGCTGAAAGGGTTGAGTAGCTGTCGCTATAAGTGCAATCAGCAAAAAGTTGATCCCTATATAGGAGCCAAAAAATAAAAAGTTCTTCTTCACAGGTTATTAAAAAATAGTTTGTTACTGTTTTAAACGCTGATAAAGAAGCTTTTTGTATTAGAATATTAAAAATGAATATAAAAAAAACGCAAAGTCTAACTTTGCGTTTTTGAGGTTGTTATCGTCGTCTCCTATTGGCGACTTGTTCCAGTAGTTTCCGTTTTAGTTTTTCCTCGACTTGTAATAGTGCCGCCAGTTGCCGTACAGTGAGTACACTGCTGAGTTTATTCATGTATGTCTTTTTAAGATCAAGAGACTCTTGCTCCAAAGCCAAGGTTCTGTCAATGTCTTTCTTGAGTTGTTCATCGCTTTTGGCAATACTTCCTGTAGCGAGTTCTCTCATTTCATTTCTGATGGCAACCTGTTTTTCGGTATACTCATCATAGACCTTCCAAAACTGGGCAGAATCTTTTGTAGAGAGTGCCAATTGTTCTGTAATAAAGTTTTTTCTGTATGCTTCTATCCGTCCTTGTCTTACTTGAGCCACAGAGACACTGCTGAGAGCCAGTAAGACGAGTAAAATAAGGAGTCTATTCATTTTTTATGGTAAATTTTATAAGAGGTCTTCTATATCTGATATTTCAATTTCGCTTTCTAAATATTGTTCTAATTCTGACTCATGCCCTTCTGAGATTTCAATATCTTCTTCTTCTACAAATAGTGCTACATCATAGGCAGAAATACCACTGTGTAACAAATAGAGTTCGGCATCTGTAGCTGTAATATCTTCAGGTAGTGGAGGAGCTTCTGCCACAACATCATCTGATTTGAACGGATGTGGATCCTCAGCTAAGAAAAGTGCTGTAAATGCTACCAAAATACAAGCAGCTACAGCTGCGGCAACCCACCTTCTTCGGTAATCCCTAAGTTTTACTTCCTTGGTAAGTGGAGCGTTTGTATCCTTCGCTTTGTCAACGATCTTATCCGTGACCTTGTCAAAGTATCCCTCAGGTACTTTAAAAGGCTTTGGGTTTTTATTTATATCGTCAAGTTTCATGGTATCAGCTATTGGTTAAAATATGCTCAATCTTTTTTACAGCATGATGGTAAGAAGCTTTCAGGGCGCCAACGGAAGTGTCCAGTACTTCTGAAATGTCCTGATAGCTCATGTCCTCAAAATATTTCATATTGAAAACCAGTCGTTGCTTTTCAGGTAGCTTCAGAATAGCCTTTTGGAGCTTTATCTGTATTTCATCTCCTGATATTAATTCGCTTTCATCAAGCTTATTAGCCAGTTCCTTGTTTACATCATGTATAGATAAAAAGAATCTTTTCTTCTTTTTGTTTAGAAAATTTAAACTATGGTTTGTGGCAATGCGGTACAACCAAGTATAGAGCTGTGATTTTCCTTCAAAACCGTTCAGGTTATGCCATGCCTTAATAAAGGTTTCCTGTGTTAGGTCATCTGCATCTTCATGAGTAATGACCAGCTTACGTATATGCCAGTAAACACGTTCCTGATACTTCTCAAGCAAGGCCCTAAAAGCCTCCTCTTTGGTAGAGGACAGTGAGAACTTACGTAGTATTTCGGTGTCTTCGAGTGTTTCTGAATTCACAATCGTTGTAAAGTTGGGCATCATGGTCATTTGACAGACCATTTGAAGAAAGGTTTAATACTAAACAAAAAAAAATTGAAATAGTAAGGAAAGTAGGGAAAGAAAAAATCCACGCCAGCGAATAGCCAACGTGGATTTTGAAGATTTATCTTGTAGCAGTAAATATACTGCAATTAGATGCTTACAAGTGGATACACTCACCGTATGCCTCTGCAACTGCTTCCATAACAGCTTCAGACAATGTCGGGTGAGGGTGAACCGCTGTGATGATCTCGTGACCTGTAGCTTCCAACTTACGGGCAGCAACTGCTTCAGCAACCATTTCAGTTACGTTGGCACCGATCATGTGACAACCTAACCATTCGCCGTATTTAGCGTCAAAGATTACTTTCACGAAGCCTTCCTTGTGACCCGCAGCACTTGCTTTACCTGAAGCAGAGAATGGGAATTTACCCACTTTGATCTCGTAACCAGCTTCTTTCGCTTGCTCTTCAGTGTAACCTACAGATGCGATTTCAGGAGCACAGTATGTACAACCAGGGATGTTTTTGTAATCCATTGGCTCAGGGTTCAGACCTGCAATTTTCTCCACACAAATGATGCCTTCGTGAGAAGCAACGTGTGCAAGAGCAGGACCGTGAACGATGTCACCAATTGCATAAACATTTGGAATGTTAGTTTTGTAGAAGTCGTCTACTAGGATTTTGCCTGCGTCATGAGCAACACCTGCCTCTTCCAGACCAATGCCTTCAATGTTTGTAGCAACACCAACAGCAGAAAGTACAACATCACACTCAATAGTAGTTTCTTCGCCTTTCTTGTTGCTTTTCACTGTCACTACACAGCCTTCACCTGAAGTGTCAACGTTAGTTACAGCAGCATCAGTCATCACCTTGATGCCTTGCTTCTTGAAGCTCTTAGCCAGCTCTTTTGAAATATCAGCGTCCTCTACAGGTACGATACGTGGCAAGTACTCTACGATTGTTACTTCAGTACCGATTGAGTTGTAGAAGTAAGCAAACTCAACACCGATAGCACCCGATCCCATTACAACCATTTTCTTAGGTTGTTTTTCCATTGTCATGGCTTTGCGGTAGCCAATTACTTTTTCGTTGTCGATCGGAATGTGAGGAAGTTCTTTTGAACGGCCACCAGTTGCCAAGATGATGTTGTCAGCTTCATAAACAGTTTTAGTACCGTCAGCAGCTTCTACTTCTACTTTCTTGTCTGATGTCAGACGACCGAAACCTAAAAGCTTCTCGATTTTATTTTTCTTCAAAAGGAACTCGATACCCTTGCTCATGCCATTGGCTACACCACGGCTACGCTGTACCATTGCCTCAAAGTTTACGTTCGCGTCACCTACCGTTACACCGTAATCCTGAGCATGTCTGATGTATTCAAACACCTGTGCACTTTTCAACAGGGCTTTTGTAGGAATACAACCCCAGTTCAAGCAGATACCCCCTAGTTCAGCTTTTTCTACAACAGCTGTTTTCAGACCCAATTGAGAAGCTCTGATCGCTGCTACATAACCACCAGGACCGCTACCAATTACAATTACATCAAATTTTGCCGACATAACAGTTAATTATTTAGATGCTTAAAAATATCTTTCGTTTTCATTAGCCAAAAAGACAAGAAGTCTTGATGACCGCACAAAAATAAGTGTTTAAGGGAGATTAAAAAACTGTAAGACTAATTGCAGTTTAACTGTATATCAATAGAAAAGGCATTGCTGTCAACAATGCCTTTCTTGATTCAATATGCAATTTACTCTGTGTCTCCGTCTATTTCAGGAGCCTGCGAAGTTCCAAAAAATGTACTTGGAAGAATCTTACGAATAAAAGATTTGCCTTCTTCAATTTCTTTGACTTCAAGCTGTGATTCCTGAAGTGCTTTTTGCCAAGCAGGAGGAAAGCCAATCAAAGAGCCTGAGAGTGAGTCAATAGCTTTTTGGTATACTTGTAAGGTTATCATCTCTTTTCTGCCAGGCTTTTGCATTAATACCTGATTGCTGATACGCAGGTTCTCGTTTTCCTTCTTGAGCATTTCCATTTCCTTCTTACGTTGGTCAATGGCTTCTGCATCCAATTCCATTTTTTGGTGAAGGTGTTTTTTAAGGTCTTTGATTTCCTTCTTGAGCTGATCCCGCTTGATCATTTGCTGTATATACAAAATAAGGCATAAGACAAGTCCAATACCTAAACCTATAAGGAAGTCCTCCAATGAAAAATTTTCCATGCTGATTTTAATTAAAATAATAAAGCCGAAAGCGCTATCCAGTTAAACAACTTAGTAACAAAAGCTGAGAAATTTAACTATTTGAAGATAGTACTTTCGGCTGAAAAGTGAAAAACTAGTGCCCTAAACGGAGTAGCAGCTAGATTCCCTGAGAAGTCAGTTCAATATCTACGGATGTATCAATATTAATGGCTTTTACCAAAATAGCGTTATAGTCTCCTGGACGGACATCGTTCAAGACCAACGTTTTCTTTTTGACGATTCCATTTTTAGTCATCGTGACATTGATGGTAATCGGTGAAGCTGAGAAATACCCAACCCTTTGTTCATCACCTGTATAAGTAAGAGAACCATCACTTGAAGAAGCTGTCATTTCATAAGTATCAAAGAACGCTTGGGTTTCAGGAGTGTAGTCGATCGTTAGTAAGGTATTTAAGACCTCAAAATCGATACTTTTGATAGCGACTACAGCGTCACCTACTTCAAAACCTTGTTGACCTTTAAGCTGTGGTGCATCAAAGGCAGGCATGGTCGGTGTTCCATTATCAACATGAAGTGTATACTGACCTTCAAAGAGTGTGATAGGGAATGGCACCTTGGTCATGTCTTCAAAATAGGCAATCTGTTTTCCTGAAGAATCATTGACAATAGCTAAGTGAAACCCTTCCAATGATAGTTGAGATAGGTCTACTCCGGCTTTAGCTAATACGTTGTAACCTAAGTCAAGGTCAAGTGTATTGAGTGTGACCTTACCTTCTGAAGGAAGTTGTTCAGCTTTCGCTGTTTCTTCTTCGGGCTCCACAATGAAAATGGGAATACACGATTGCCAGATTGTAGAAAGCAAGACGAAAAGCAGTAAGCGATATGAATATTTTATTTTGTTCATGGCTTTATCTGTAATCTATAATGAGTCAGTTACCTTTTCAATAATTGAAGAGCCGAAACTCCTTTGTCTGTTTTGATCATTAAATGGTATAAACCATTTGGAAGCTGTGCTACAGTGATTGTTTGCTGTAAGCCTTCCAAAGACTGAACCAATACCAATCTGCCTGTTGCATCGAAGATCGATAGTTGTGAACCCGTACTGAAGTTGCCTTCAAGGTTAATGATATCGACAGCAGGGTTAGGATAGAGCTTGATATTTGATTTGAATTCATCGTCAACACCCAAGACAATCCTATTGGATGGAGCATATGCAAATATTTCAGACGGAATCAGGAAATGTAACTCTATAATTCTCTCTTCACCTGTAACTCTGATGAGCAGACTTAAATCGTCATTTGATATACCTGAAATATCTCTGTCAATGATTACCTGAGAAGAGTCAGTACTTAGTGTTAGCCATTCGGGAACAGCAGTACTGTCTTCAAGGGTCATATCAAAGTCAAGAATTGATTTGAGTACATCAAGCCTGTCCGCAGGAAGCTGAACCAAAAGTTGGTTTCCACTGCCAAGGGAAAGGTCTGCTTCAGTAGCCTTGACATAGATAGAGGTCACTGCATACACATTATATTCAGATTCTGTCACGTAGAAAGAGACGTTGACAGAAGCCGCTGCTTCAAAATTAAGGTCACCTATTTGGTATGCAGCTATCGTCACTTTTCCTGTATCATATAGAGAAACTAAACCTCCATTTATGGTGGCATTACCTTCCAGTACTTCAAAACTTACAGGTAAGCCTGAAGTTGCTTCTGCCTGAAGACTGAATTCAGGTTTAACAAGTAAGTCAATATCCTCAATTGGTGTAAAGGAAATACTTTGTGTTTGCTTGACAACCTCTAGTGTGCTATTGATATAATTGAATGTATAGTGACTGTCATTTCCTCCTGAAATGGTAACAGGATAAATACCAACATTTGAAGAAAGTGTTGCAGTAGTAGAGACAGTTGGCAGTGTTGCCAATACTGTTTTATTCTCACCAACCTTAAATCCGCTGAAGTATAGGTTAAAGGTTGGATTTGCAGTATTGTAAGGTCTGCTAAGTGTATCTGTACTGACTGTCA
This portion of the Limibacter armeniacum genome encodes:
- a CDS encoding NifU family protein, giving the protein MPDIKYNKDELYPKNVSIYTEANPNPNSMKFMLSFMLIENGDNFDFPDLESAKNSPLATSLFQEFPFVERVFFMSNFVTLTKNDSTEWIEVINDVKAFIKNFFETGQEVFNANQPEQQLIIDTDSEAVKKIKGVLDEYIKPAVEMDGGAIQFHSFDEESGVVKVLLQGSCSGCPSSTVTLKAGIENMLKRMVPSVKEVVAEGV
- a CDS encoding sodium:solute symporter gives rise to the protein MTPTLVLLLIGIYFSGVLLISYVTARGATQTTFFTADKNSPWYLVAYGMIGATLSGVTFVSLPGWVGTSGFSYFQTTMGYVLGYAVIATVLLPLYYKLNLVSIYSFLEDRFGFWSYKTAAFFFLLSRTIQAAAKLYIVSIVLQTFLFDELNVPYFWTVFITIALIWLYTFRGGIKTVVWTDVLQTTFMLLAAGITVYIIAKDLGLGFSEMLQTIQENGKYSKTFFWDPSQPSYFFTQFISGAFLALVMTGLDQDMMQKNLTCRTAPDAQKNMFWFSLILVAVNILFLTLGAMLYIYTDRMGIPLPAKGDELFPMLAKDYLGVFAASVFLLGIIAAAYSSADSALTSLTTSFCIDFLNFGKTKTGSAQKRTRRIQVHMMFSLILLLTVILFKLINNTSALDAVLKVATYTYGPLLGLFAFGLLTRKKLKDKWVPVVCALSPLLCFLMNFFSEELFNGYRFGYELLMLNGAMTFLGLLLLSKKGELYEKRLLEWK
- the nhaD gene encoding sodium:proton antiporter NhaD; protein product: MITIILSIFVLGYMAIALEHNIKIDKSAPSLIVGVLCWTVYILMADKQAHTIVHELYEYLGEISGILFFLLGAMTIVELIDAHQGFEDITQFITTQKRIKLLWMVCMLTFFLSAALDNLTTTIVMVSILRKLLKDRQTRMFFVCMVVIAANAGGAWSPIGDVTTTMLWIGGQITAESIITKLILPSLACIFAPLMVITFAYRKKLYSYPNERGNTDNLNNDFDHQEPVSVAERRIVLFAGLACLIFVPFFKSVTHLPPFMGILLGLGALWLLTEIMHKSKNTEQKHPLSVMGVLKRVDVPSVLFFFGILVAISSLQATGILKEMALLLDHHIGNIYTIALSLGLLSAVVDNVPLVAATMGMYELTLFPTDHIMWELIAYCSGTGGSALIIGSAAGVAAMGMEKIPFGWYLREVSWLALIGYFTGAVIFITLFAY
- a CDS encoding acyl-CoA thioesterase produces the protein MYSHEVKERIRYADTDQMGFVYYGNYARFYEIGRVEALRALGVKYKQMEEEGIMLPVLECYSKYIKPAKYDDLITIKTMIKELPSARIFFEYEILSEDGQLLNQGKTTLVFMRSDSHRPCKAPEEILKLLEPYFADNYEKEIS
- a CDS encoding YihY/virulence factor BrkB family protein produces the protein MSVLEEWLHESKPGSKVVGYLKSIRFKSLDVSLYTILYIFLKKLDEDDTLQRAQAVAFNFTLAVLPTIIFVFTLIPYLPIDNFDAMIFDFLDEMLPEYVTYAVNKVIVDIVSRPRGGLLSFGFFLAAFMATSGMRSLMDAFNSCTHSFEGRTIWKQYSIAFLLTAQLAFTMFSAIILLIYGKVILNALVEYGYVDTFFVYLLLHILRIIVITFMFFLNTALIYYLAPAIKVRWKLISPGSVIATTLGILTSSVFSYYLENFNTYNKLYGSIGAVIGVMFWILTVSYILLIGFQVNTTLDMTKERLSIFEEKQKKTEEGVV
- a CDS encoding CapA family protein, producing MKKNFLFFGSYIGINFLLIALIATATQPFQHHRSLASPVSTDTTHVTLQFVGDIMQHGSQRRAAMLEDTTKFNYKSCFELVADELKEADFTIANLELTLAGEPYTSYPTFSAPDKLVQDLVYSGVNVMATANNHSYDKGKKGLIRTLDVLDSLKILRAGTYRDTTEYLNSTPLILQKDSIRLALLNYTFSTNGIRVRPPNVVCAIDTAQILRDIHKSKASNVDAIIAFMHWGDEYTDQPNSYQKSISRLLHQKGIDYVIGAHPHVLQPMETFNDSTKAKKQVTVYSLGNFVAGQANEKRMGAIFRMKLQKIDHKLELSECGYILTWIDKPYKNGKRLYQVVPVDKVKTTPKSPRALYTKKYRHFFQKYNKGVFEYMYDTIDSKWVLTQADSSLDL